The Nitrosomonas cryotolerans ATCC 49181 genome includes a window with the following:
- a CDS encoding YajQ family cyclic di-GMP-binding protein — MPSFDITSEVDKQEVRNAIEQVNKEVNTRFDFKGSDARVEQTDYNLTVYADDEFKLEQIMDILRTKLTRRAVDVRCLDKGQVGKISGNKVKQLVTVKTGIETELAKKIVRLIKDSKLKVQASIQGDVVRITGAKKDVLQETINLVKKSVLEFPLQYQNFRD; from the coding sequence ATGCCGTCGTTTGATATTACTTCTGAAGTTGATAAACAGGAAGTCCGGAATGCAATTGAGCAGGTTAACAAAGAAGTTAATACTCGATTTGATTTTAAGGGATCGGATGCGCGCGTAGAGCAAACGGATTATAATCTCACGGTTTATGCTGATGATGAATTCAAGCTCGAGCAGATAATGGATATTCTTCGAACAAAGCTCACCAGAAGAGCAGTGGATGTGCGTTGTTTGGACAAAGGGCAAGTAGGGAAGATAAGTGGAAATAAGGTTAAGCAGTTAGTAACGGTAAAGACGGGTATTGAGACCGAGTTAGCAAAAAAAATTGTCAGACTGATTAAAGACAGTAAATTGAAGGTCCAGGCAAGTATACAAGGTGATGTAGTCCGTATTACAGGGGCGAAGAAAGATGTGTTGCAGGAAACAATAAATTTAGTCAAGAAATCAGTTCTAGAATTTCCGTTGCAATATCAAAATTTTAGAGACTAA
- the rpsL gene encoding 30S ribosomal protein S12 — MPTISQLVRKPRTAKRLKSNVPALENSPQKRGVCTRVYTTTPKKPNSALRKVARVRLTNGYEVSTYIGGEGHNLQEHSVVLIRGGRVKDLPGVRYHTVRGSLDTAGVKDRKQGRSKYGSKKPKTA; from the coding sequence ATGCCGACAATTAGTCAGTTAGTCCGCAAGCCCCGTACTGCAAAGAGACTCAAGAGTAATGTTCCTGCGCTAGAAAATAGTCCGCAGAAAAGAGGCGTTTGCACAAGAGTTTATACAACAACGCCAAAAAAGCCTAACTCAGCGCTGCGAAAAGTGGCGAGGGTACGTTTAACAAATGGATATGAGGTATCAACTTATATCGGTGGCGAAGGTCATAATTTGCAGGAGCATTCTGTAGTACTAATTCGTGGAGGTCGTGTAAAGGACCTGCCGGGTGTGCGTTATCATACGGTGCGGGGAAGTCTGGATACTGCGGGTGTGAAGGATCGGAAGCAGGGACGGTCGAAATATGGTTCTAAAAAACCGAAGACTGCGTAG
- the rpsG gene encoding 30S ribosomal protein S7, with amino-acid sequence MPRRREVPKREILPDPKYHNIELAKFVNVLMTRGKKSVAERIIYGAMDAIEKKTGKDPLEVFTQALSNVRPMVEVKSRRVGGANYQVPVEVRSVRRNALAMRWLRDAARKRSEKSMDVRLAGELSEASEGRGGAVKKREEIHRMAESNKAFSHYRF; translated from the coding sequence ATGCCAAGACGCAGAGAAGTACCGAAACGTGAAATATTGCCAGATCCAAAATACCATAATATAGAGCTGGCAAAATTCGTTAACGTGCTCATGACGCGTGGTAAAAAATCAGTGGCGGAGAGAATTATATACGGCGCTATGGATGCTATTGAGAAGAAAACGGGGAAAGATCCGTTAGAAGTATTTACTCAGGCGCTATCGAATGTCCGGCCAATGGTGGAAGTCAAAAGTCGTAGAGTAGGTGGCGCAAATTACCAGGTTCCAGTTGAGGTGAGGTCTGTGCGACGTAACGCCTTAGCGATGCGGTGGCTTCGTGACGCAGCTAGAAAAAGAAGTGAAAAGTCCATGGATGTGCGGTTAGCAGGAGAACTTTCTGAAGCATCGGAAGGCCGTGGCGGTGCTGTGAAGAAACGAGAGGAAATTCATCGGATGGCGGAATCAAATAAAGCATTCTCGCACTATCGATTTTAA
- the fusA gene encoding elongation factor G: protein MARKTPIERYRNIGIMAHIDAGKTTTTERVLFYTGVSHKIGEVHDGAATMDWMEQEQERGITITSAATTCFWKGMDGSYPEHRVNIIDTPGHVDFTIEVERSLRVLDGACTVFCAVGGVQPQTETVWRQANKYKVPRLAFVNKMDRSGANFMRVYEQIKTRLKATPVPIQLPIGAEDKFEGVIDLVKMRSIYWDEASRGLKYEEREIAPEMLEEAKEWHEKMLESAAEANEDLMNRYLESGELSVSDIKKGLRIRTVNNEIIPMLCGTAFKNKGVQAMLDAVLDYLPSPVDILAIEGEKENGEADKRHATDDEPFSGLAFKIATDPYVGQLIFFRVYSGVVASGDTIYNPVKGRKERIGRLLQMHANQREEVKEVRAGDIAAAVGLKEAVTGDTLCDPQAIITLERMEFPDPVIHVAVEPKTKIDQEKMGIALNRLAQEDPSFRVRTDEESGQTIISGMGELHLEIIVDRMKREFGVEANVGAPQVAYREAIKKPIEIEGKFVKQSGGRGQYGHVWLKMEPNESGKGFEFVDAIKGGVVPREYIPAVEKGLRETLPNGVLAGYPVVDVKVTLFDGSYHDVDSNENAFKMAASIAFKDGMRKASPVLLEPMMAVEVESPADFMGNVVGDLSSRRGMIQGMDDLPGLKVIRAEVPLAEMFGYATALRSATQGRATYTMEFKHYAEAPKSVAEAIMNKK from the coding sequence GTGGCAAGAAAAACTCCCATTGAGCGCTATCGAAACATCGGAATTATGGCGCATATCGACGCTGGTAAAACAACAACGACAGAGCGCGTTCTATTTTATACTGGTGTGTCTCATAAAATTGGCGAAGTGCATGACGGCGCTGCTACAATGGATTGGATGGAACAGGAACAGGAAAGAGGTATCACTATTACCTCGGCGGCAACGACATGTTTCTGGAAAGGGATGGACGGTAGTTATCCCGAGCATCGAGTTAATATCATTGATACACCCGGACACGTGGATTTTACCATTGAGGTAGAAAGGTCCTTGCGTGTGTTGGATGGTGCCTGTACGGTATTTTGTGCGGTGGGTGGAGTTCAGCCTCAGACCGAAACAGTTTGGCGTCAAGCAAATAAATATAAAGTGCCCCGACTGGCTTTCGTAAATAAAATGGATAGATCGGGTGCGAATTTTATGCGTGTTTATGAGCAAATAAAAACACGTTTAAAAGCAACACCGGTGCCCATTCAGCTGCCAATTGGAGCAGAAGACAAATTCGAAGGTGTAATCGATCTGGTTAAGATGAGGTCTATATACTGGGATGAAGCTAGCCGCGGTTTGAAATATGAAGAGCGTGAAATTGCTCCTGAGATGCTTGAGGAAGCAAAAGAATGGCATGAAAAAATGCTCGAATCTGCTGCAGAAGCAAATGAAGATTTAATGAATAGATATCTTGAAAGCGGTGAATTGAGCGTTTCAGATATTAAGAAAGGATTGCGAATTCGTACAGTTAATAATGAAATTATTCCTATGCTATGTGGTACGGCATTCAAGAATAAAGGCGTTCAAGCGATGTTGGATGCCGTTCTTGATTATTTGCCATCGCCCGTAGACATTCTTGCTATTGAAGGAGAAAAGGAAAATGGAGAGGCAGATAAGCGTCATGCTACGGATGATGAGCCTTTCTCAGGTTTGGCATTTAAAATTGCAACAGATCCTTATGTAGGGCAATTGATATTTTTCAGAGTTTACTCTGGAGTTGTGGCATCTGGCGACACTATTTATAACCCTGTTAAGGGTCGTAAAGAACGGATAGGTCGCCTGTTGCAAATGCATGCTAATCAACGCGAAGAAGTTAAAGAAGTACGGGCTGGGGATATAGCGGCAGCGGTAGGGCTAAAAGAAGCAGTAACAGGTGATACGTTATGTGATCCGCAAGCAATTATCACATTAGAGCGTATGGAATTTCCGGATCCTGTTATTCATGTAGCAGTAGAGCCAAAAACTAAAATTGACCAAGAGAAAATGGGCATAGCATTGAATCGACTGGCACAGGAAGATCCGTCGTTTCGAGTGCGCACAGATGAAGAGTCAGGCCAAACGATTATTTCCGGTATGGGTGAGTTGCATCTGGAGATAATTGTAGATCGTATGAAGCGAGAGTTTGGTGTTGAGGCAAACGTTGGTGCACCACAGGTTGCTTATCGAGAAGCTATTAAAAAGCCAATTGAGATAGAAGGTAAATTTGTTAAGCAATCTGGTGGACGTGGTCAATATGGTCATGTGTGGCTTAAGATGGAGCCGAATGAGTCTGGAAAAGGATTTGAGTTCGTTGATGCGATTAAAGGTGGTGTCGTGCCACGAGAATATATACCGGCAGTTGAGAAAGGACTGCGTGAAACATTGCCTAATGGTGTGTTGGCTGGATATCCAGTAGTGGATGTTAAGGTCACTTTGTTCGATGGTTCATATCACGATGTTGATTCCAATGAAAATGCTTTTAAGATGGCTGCATCGATAGCATTTAAGGATGGAATGAGAAAGGCAAGCCCTGTACTGCTTGAGCCTATGATGGCCGTAGAGGTCGAATCGCCCGCAGATTTTATGGGTAATGTGGTAGGTGATTTGTCATCACGTCGTGGAATGATACAAGGTATGGATGATTTGCCTGGCTTAAAGGTGATACGTGCTGAAGTTCCGCTAGCTGAAATGTTTGGTTATGCCACAGCATTACGTTCTGCTACACAGGGTCGTGCAACATATACAATGGAATTCAAGCACTATGCTGAAGCACCAAAGAGTGTTGCGGAAGCAATCATGAATAAAAAATAA